The Cohnella abietis genome has a segment encoding these proteins:
- a CDS encoding XkdQ/YqbQ family protein produces MIEILLDNREGIWNISNVVSAVEWTTARIGKASSLSITLIKGGLYQKSLKINNGDTIRVTKDGVNMFFGYVFEIGFGKDEDVQIKAYDQIRYLLSSDTYVFKGLTATEIIKRIANDVGLKTSTLIDTKYKIPSMVEDGKKLIDTIWKALDLTLINGGGNYVFYDDFGKLALKDLSAALPDFYIGDGSLLTDFDFTRSIDADTYNFIKVVHDNKKAGKRETYIAKDSANIAKWGRLQLYQSADEGLNPAQINDLLNRLAAAKNRESQKLKIEAIGDIRVRAGSYIQIIIGELSIKQPMVVEECSHTFDGDHVMSLELRVV; encoded by the coding sequence TTGATTGAAATATTGCTCGACAATCGGGAAGGGATTTGGAATATCTCTAATGTCGTGTCGGCTGTAGAATGGACAACCGCAAGGATTGGTAAGGCGTCCAGCTTGAGTATTACCCTGATCAAGGGCGGGCTTTATCAAAAGAGCTTAAAAATAAACAATGGCGACACCATCCGCGTTACTAAGGATGGTGTTAACATGTTTTTTGGCTATGTGTTCGAAATTGGTTTTGGTAAAGATGAAGATGTGCAGATTAAGGCCTATGATCAGATTCGCTACCTACTCTCATCTGACACCTACGTTTTCAAGGGCCTAACGGCAACGGAGATCATCAAGCGCATCGCAAATGATGTTGGGCTGAAGACCTCAACTCTAATTGATACCAAATACAAAATTCCATCCATGGTCGAGGATGGGAAAAAGCTGATAGACACAATTTGGAAAGCACTAGACTTGACCCTGATCAACGGCGGGGGCAATTACGTGTTTTATGATGATTTCGGGAAGCTAGCACTAAAGGACTTATCGGCGGCGCTCCCAGATTTCTACATTGGCGATGGCAGCCTATTGACTGATTTTGATTTTACCCGATCCATTGATGCCGATACGTACAATTTCATAAAAGTTGTCCACGACAACAAAAAAGCCGGAAAAAGAGAGACATATATCGCCAAGGATAGTGCGAATATTGCAAAATGGGGGCGGCTGCAACTCTACCAATCGGCTGATGAGGGGTTGAATCCAGCCCAAATCAACGATTTATTGAACAGATTGGCAGCGGCGAAAAACCGAGAATCGCAAAAGCTGAAAATTGAAGCTATCGGGGATATCCGTGTGCGCGCGGGAAGTTATATTCAGATTATTATCGGTGAATTATCCATTAAACAGCCGATGGTGGTCGAAGAGTGTTCTCATACATTCGATGGCGACCATGTGATGTCTTTAGAATTGAGGGTGGTCTAA
- a CDS encoding DUF2577 domain-containing protein produces MSMLDIIKRAGAGAVSAGSPVSIITGSVMQADPLEVTVDQRFTLSADFLIVPESLVKYEVDIGLPNKLLIRRGLEKGDKLILLRVQGGQQYVILDRVI; encoded by the coding sequence ATGTCCATGTTAGATATCATTAAACGAGCTGGGGCGGGGGCCGTTTCAGCCGGGAGCCCCGTCTCCATCATTACAGGTAGTGTCATGCAAGCAGATCCGCTAGAGGTAACCGTCGACCAACGGTTCACACTTTCAGCGGATTTTTTAATTGTCCCGGAAAGCCTTGTTAAATACGAGGTAGATATCGGTCTACCGAATAAACTGCTTATTCGACGGGGGTTAGAAAAAGGCGACAAACTGATTCTGCTGCGCGTACAAGGCGGGCAACAATATGTCATTTTGGATCGGGTGATATAA
- a CDS encoding DUF2634 domain-containing protein encodes MIPSGSSITAEKLESVQQPSRTYRLDLINKRMAGVVDGLEAVRQAVLKILQTDRFDHYVYSGDYGSEISRLGGGTPLLMQSQIAHRIKEALLQDDRISDVMDIQITVSGDNALATFTVVTDFGNFTSEVKSNV; translated from the coding sequence ATGATACCTTCAGGTAGCTCAATCACAGCAGAAAAGCTGGAATCGGTACAGCAGCCAAGCCGGACATATCGATTAGATCTGATAAATAAGCGCATGGCAGGCGTTGTGGACGGATTAGAGGCAGTGCGGCAAGCCGTGCTTAAGATTTTACAGACTGATCGATTTGACCACTATGTCTACAGTGGCGATTACGGATCGGAGATATCTAGGCTTGGTGGGGGAACCCCCTTACTGATGCAATCTCAAATCGCCCACCGTATAAAGGAGGCGCTATTACAGGATGACCGGATATCTGATGTGATGGATATACAGATCACAGTTAGTGGTGACAATGCGTTAGCAACCTTTACGGTCGTAACTGATTTTGGGAATTTTACATCTGAGGTGAAAAGCAATGTATGA
- a CDS encoding baseplate J/gp47 family protein: MYEAQTYEEILERMLDRIPGDIDKREGSIIFDALAPAAAEISQMYAQLEMNYNLSFADTASGDFLSKRTAEFGVNRKAAANALRQGLFFNNSDQPFDVPIGSRYSIGGINYMVVSRLFIGKFELESEEEGNVGNQQFGTLLPIDYVNGLVRAELTDIIVPGAEAESDESLRTRFLAAVNDKPFGGNVADYLQKVGSLPGVGGVKVFPVWQGGGTVKVTIVDSTFDAPAAGLLDDVQTVIDPTANAGEGIGYAPIGHKVTIAGAAGVTINIVTTITLRAGYTIGQIEDDIRSAITLYARLLRGTWAAESALVFRVSQMESRILGVEGVADVTSTTLNGMTANIELGVEQIPVIGTVTLNE, from the coding sequence ATGTATGAAGCTCAAACATATGAAGAAATCCTTGAGCGGATGTTGGACCGAATACCGGGAGATATAGATAAGCGTGAGGGTAGTATTATCTTCGATGCACTTGCACCGGCTGCAGCCGAAATCTCCCAAATGTATGCGCAGCTAGAAATGAACTATAACCTGTCGTTTGCAGACACAGCTTCCGGGGACTTTTTATCAAAGCGAACCGCTGAGTTTGGAGTTAATCGTAAAGCGGCCGCAAACGCTTTACGTCAAGGTTTATTTTTTAACAATAGTGATCAACCCTTTGACGTACCTATTGGCAGTCGTTATTCCATTGGCGGGATTAATTATATGGTGGTGTCACGCCTCTTTATCGGCAAGTTTGAGTTAGAGAGTGAAGAAGAGGGCAATGTTGGTAATCAGCAATTTGGGACACTACTTCCGATTGATTATGTTAATGGATTGGTTCGAGCTGAACTCACAGACATCATTGTCCCAGGTGCGGAAGCGGAGAGTGATGAATCACTTCGTACACGATTTTTAGCAGCTGTCAATGATAAGCCATTCGGGGGCAATGTGGCTGACTACCTGCAAAAAGTTGGCAGCTTACCAGGTGTCGGAGGCGTTAAGGTATTCCCGGTGTGGCAGGGGGGCGGTACAGTCAAGGTGACGATCGTTGATAGCACCTTCGATGCTCCGGCCGCAGGTTTATTAGACGATGTGCAAACCGTAATTGATCCAACAGCAAACGCAGGAGAGGGCATCGGATATGCGCCCATCGGTCACAAGGTAACGATTGCGGGCGCGGCCGGCGTGACCATTAATATTGTCACAACCATAACTTTGCGAGCTGGTTACACAATCGGACAGATAGAGGATGATATTAGATCGGCAATTACTCTTTACGCTAGGCTTTTGCGGGGGACGTGGGCAGCAGAGAGCGCCTTGGTGTTTCGGGTATCCCAAATGGAGTCGCGCATCCTTGGTGTGGAGGGTGTAGCAGACGTTACTAGCACAACACTAAATGGGATGACAGCAAACATTGAACTCGGAGTCGAGCAAATCCCTGTAAT